In the Drosophila biarmipes strain raj3 chromosome X, RU_DBia_V1.1, whole genome shotgun sequence genome, one interval contains:
- the LOC108035801 gene encoding protein Wnt-5, whose amino-acid sequence MACFRKRHFLLWLLRALCVLHTAPRRAHATAGLQGVPTWIYLGLKSPFIEFGSQEEQLANSSIPLNMTKDEQANMHQEGLRKLGTFIKPVDLRDSETGFVKADLTKRLFDSPNITSRPVHPIQEEMDQKQIILLDEDTDENGLPASLTDEDRKFIVPMALKNISPDPRWAVTTPGPASALQTGGKATTTVLPSPMAQVEGDPTSNIDDLKKHILFLHNMTKTNSNFESKFVKFPSLQKDKAKTSAGGAPTGVKRPQRPIHQYSAPIAPPTPKVPEGAYSPGEQPIGGYYQNEELANNQSFPKPTDNASNGAVASNEGQKTPSEPQVILLNESLATTVPEASLESINPAINVPKAGPPLRTTKRPPCLRNPESPKCIRQRRREEQQRQRERDEWFRGQSQYMQPRFEPIIQTINNTKRFAVSIEIPDSFKVSSEGSDGGELLSRVARSQPSSRKIMPDYIKVSMENTSVTDYFKHDVVMASADVASERDFLIKNMEEHGAASTNEHNDTAPAADAYSETIDLNPNNCYSAIGLSNSQKKQCVKHTSVMPAISRGARAAIQECQFQFKNRRWNCSTTNDETVFGPMTSLAAPEMAFIHALAAATVTSFIARACRDGQLASCSCSRGTRPKQLHDDWKWGGCGDNLEFAYKFATDFIDSREKETNRETRGVKRKRDEIGKNRMHSDDTNAFNAGIKRNRNAEAKNDTTLMHLLELEQRITKEILTSKIDEEEMIKLQEKIKQEIVNTKFKAEQPRKKKRKNQRAAADAPAFPRNGIKDNYKDGILPRSSATAKARSLMNLHNNEAGRRAVIKKARITCKCHGVSGSCSLITCWQQLSSIREIGDYLREKYEGATKVKINKRGRLQIKDLQFKVPTAHDLIYLDESPDWCRNSHMLHWPGTHGRVCHKNSSGLESCAILCCGRGYNTKNIIVNERCNCKFHWCCQVKCEVCTKVLEEHTCK is encoded by the exons ATGGCTTGCTTCAGGAAGAGGCACTTTCTACTGTGGCTCCTGCGCGCCCTGTGTGTGCTGCACACGGCTCCGCGACGGGCACATGCCACCGCTGGACTGCAGGGAGTGCCGACCTGGATATACCTCGGCCTCAAGTCGCCCTTCATCGAGTTCGGCAgccaggaggagcagctggccAACTCGAGCATTCCGCTCAACATGACCAAGGACGAGCAGGCCAACATGCACCAGGAGGGCCTGCGCAAGCTGGGCACGTTCATCAAGCCCGTGGACCTGCGGGACTCGGAGACTGGCTTCGTCAAGGCCGATCTCACCAAGCGACTGTTCGATTCGCCCAACATCACCTCGCGCCCCGTTCACCCCATCCAGGAGGAGATGGACCAGAAGCAGATCATCCTGCTCGACGAGGACACCGACGAGAACGGCCTGCCCGCCAGTCTGACCGACGAGGACCGCAAGTTCATAGTGCCCATGGCCCTGAAGAATATATCGCCCGATCCCCGTTGGGCGGTCACCACACCAGGGCCCGCCTCCGCCCTCCAAACGGGCGGCAAGGCCACAACGACCGTTCTGCCTTCGCCAATGGCGCAGGTGGAGGGCGACCCCACGTCCAACATTGACGACCTGAAGAAGCACATACTGTTTCTGCACAACATGACCAAGACCAACTCGAACTTCGAGTCGAAGTTTGTCAAATTTCCCAGCCTGCAGAAGGACAAGGCCAAGACGTCGGCCGGAGGAGCGCCCACGGGCGTGAAGCGTCCGCAGCGGCCGATTCATCAGTACTCCGCGCCCATAGCCCCGCCAACTCCCAAGGTGCCAGAGGGAGCATACAGCCCCGGAGAGCAGCCCATTGGTGGCTACTATCAGAACGAGGAGTTGGCCAATAATCAATCCTTTCCCAAGCCAACAGATAATGCCTCCAATGGCGCTGTCGCCAGCAATGAAGGCCAGAAGACTCCCAGCGAGCCGCAGGTGATCCTGCTCAACGAATCGCTGGCCACAACGGTGCCGGAGGCCTCTCTAGAGTCCATCAACCCGGCGATAAACGTCCCGAAGGCGGGACCGCCCTTACGCACAACAAAGCGTCCACCTTGCCTGCGCAATCCCGAGTCCCCGAAGTGCATACGCCAACGGAGGcgggaggagcagcagcggcagcgggaACGGGACGAGTGGTTCCGGGGTCAGTCGCAGTACATGCAGCCCCGGTTCGAGCCCATCATTCAGACCATTAATAATACCAAGAGGTTTGCCGTATCCATTGAGATTCCAGACTCTTTTAAGGTATCCTCGGAGGGATCGGACGGCGGCGAGCTGCTCTCGCGCGTTGCCCGCTCGCAGCCCAGCAGTAGGAAAATAATGCCAGACTACATTAAGGTATCTATGGAAAACACATCCGTCACGGATTACTTTAAGCACGACGTGGTGATGGCCTCGGCGGATGTCGCCAGCGAAAGGGATTTCCTTATCAAAAACATGGAGGAGCACGGAGCTGCCTCCACGAACGAGCACAATGACACGGCCCCAGCTGCCGACGCATACTCGGAGACAATCGATCTTAATCCCAATAACTGCTACAGCGCTATAGGCCTGAGCAACAGCCAAAAGAAGCAGTGTGTGAAGCACACCAGCGTAATGCCGGCCATCAGTCGCGGTGCCCGCGCGGCCATCCAAGAGTGCCAGTTTCAGTTCAAGAACCGCCGCTGGAACTGCAGCACAACGAACGACGAAACTGTGTTTGGTCCGATGACCAGCCTGGCCGCTCCCGAGATGGCCTTCATCCACGCCCTGGCGGCGGCGACGGTGACCAGCTTTATAGCCCGAGCCTGCCGGGATGGGCAGCTGGCCTCCTGCAGCTGCTCCCGAGGCACGCGGCCCAAGCAGCTCCACGACGACTGGAAGTGGGGCGGGTGCGGCGACAACCTGGAGTTCGCCTACAAGTTCGCCACCGACTTCATTGACTCGCGGGAGAAGGAGACCAACCGAGAGACCCGCGGGGTCAAGAGAAAACGCGACGAGATTGGCAAGAATCGCATGCACTCTGATGACACAAACGCCTTCAATGCGGGCATTAAGAGAAATAGAAATGCGGAGGCCAAGAATGACACTACATTAATG CACTTGTTGGAACTGGAGCAGCGCATCACGAAGGAGATACTGACGTCCAAGATAGACGAGGAGGAGATGATCAAGTTGCAGGAGAAGATCAAGCAGGAAATAGTGAACACCAAGTTCAAGGCGGAGCAGCCGCGCAAAAAGAAGCGGAAAAATCAACGGGCCGCCGCGGATGCGCCTGCCTTTCCGAGGAACGGCATCAAGGACAACTACAAGGACGGCATCCTGCCCCGCAGCTCGGCGACCGCCAAGGCAAGAAGCCTGATGAACTTGCACAACAACGAGGCCGGACGTCGGGCGGTCATCAAGAAGGCGCGCATCACCTGCAAGTGCCACGGCGTCTCGGGCTCCTGCAGCCTGATCACCTGCTGGCAGCAACTGTCCTCGATCCGGGAGATCGGCGACTATCTGCGCGAGAAGTACGAGGGAGCCACGAAGGTGAAGATCAACAAGCGCGGACGACTCCAGATAAAGGATTTGCAGTTCAAGGTACCGACCGCTCACGATCTGATTTACCTAGACGAGAGCCCCGACTGGTGTCGCAACAGCCACATGCTGCACTGGCCAGGTACACACGGACGTGTGTGTCACAAAAACTCCTCGGGATTGGAAAGCTGTGCCATACTGTGCTGCGGGCGGGGCTATAATACGAAGAATATTATAGTGAACGAacgctgcaactgcaaatttcACTGGTGTTGCCAGGTTAAATGTGAGGTTTGTACAAAGGTACTCGAGGAACACACATGTAAATAG
- the LOC108035790 gene encoding uncharacterized protein LOC108035790 yields the protein MESRQLHSAVFGLCGFEDETLVEISGPGNSGKSLVLQQLMAHCLAPYEFGGRQWGVLLINLSHKINRESLTKCIKTELQAFFERTEAGESLPEAELARIAAECMGRVRFLNCFSTEDVATALIDARYAVVDDPDVQLVALDTLGEFYWLDFHKRTEHLSMIQYCSEWQARLEKLCKEAIVCGMYTVNSAHLENLSEQSELLPEVKIKYPVRMEKIQGSLTLNGLPLVFGNGGAKLASQQVSG from the coding sequence ATGGAGTCGCGCCAATTGCACTCAGCCGTGTTTGGCCTGTGCGGCTTCGAGGATGAGACCCTGGTGGAGATCTCCGGGCCGGGGAACAGCGGCAAGAGCCTGGTGCTCCAGCAGCTGATGGCCCACTGCTTGGCGCCCTACGAATTCGGTGGCCGCCAGTGGGGCGTCCTCCTGATCAACCTGAGCCACAAGATCAACCGGGAGTCCCTCACGAAGTGCATCAAAACGGAGCTGCAGGCGTTTTTCGAAAGAACGGAAGCAGGCGAATCCCTGCCGGAGGCGGAGCTGGCGAGGATTGCCGCCGAATGCATGGGTCGGGTGCGATTCCTCAACTGTTTCTCCACCGAAGACGTTGCCACTGCCCTGATCGACGCCCGCTACGCGGTCGTCGATGATCCCGACGTGCAACTGGTTGCCCTCGACACACTCGGCGAATTCTACTGGCTGGACTTCCACAAGAGAACCGAGCATTTGTCCATGATCCAGTACTGTAGCGAGTGGCAGGCGCGTCTGGAGAAGCTCTGCAAGGAGGCCATCGTCTGCGGCATGTACACGGTGAACTCTGCCCACCTGGAGAACCTAAGTGAGCAGAGTGAACTACTGCCGGAGGTCAAAATAAAGTACCCCGTGAGGATGGAGAAGATTCAAGGGAGCCTCACTCTAAATGGATTGCCCCTGGTCTTTGGTAATGGTGGGGCCAAGTTAGCTAGCCAACAAGTAAGCGGATAA
- the LOC108035789 gene encoding N-acetylgalactosaminyltransferase 7, translating into MRVSTIRSGRICRLALCLLVLLPLLYLLANWSDHHKRVQEAYHTRFGGPKFAHQRLEGRPREVPKLVEGLGNFEPKDVKPRSGPGENGEAHSLSPDKKHMADASEMEYGMNIACSDDISMHRSVRDTRLEECRHWDYPFDLPSTSVIIVFHNEGFSVLMRTVHSVIDRSPAHMLHEIILVDDFSDKENLRSQLDEYVLQFKGLVKVIRNKEREGLIRTRSRGAMEATGEVIVFLDAHCEVNTNWLPPLLAPIYRDRTVMTVPIIDGIDHKNFEYRPVYGTDNHFRGIFEWGMLYKENEVPRREQRRRPHNSEPYRSPTHAGGLFAINREYFLELGAYDPGLLVWGGENFELSFKIWQCGGSIEWVPCSRVGHVYRGFMPYNFGKLASKKKGPLITINYKRVIETWFDDTHKEYFYTREPLARYLDMGDISEQLALKKRLNCKSFQWFMDHIAYDVYDKFPGLPANLHWGELRSVASDGCLDSMGHQPPAIMGLTYCHGGGNNQLVRLNAAGQLGVGERCVEADRQGIKLAVCRLGTVDGPWQYNEHTKHLMHRVHKKCMALHPATQQLSLGHCDVNDSYQQWWFKEIRPRW; encoded by the exons ATGCGCGTGAGCACCATCCGCAGCGGTCGGATCTGCCGGCTGGCGCTGTGCCTCCTGgtgctgctgccactgctgtACCTGCTGGCCAACTGGAGCGATCACCACAAGCGCGTCCAGGAGGCGTACCACACGCGCTTCGGCGGCCCAAAGTTCGCCCACCAGCGCCTGGAGGGACGGCCCAGGGAGGTGCCCAAGCTGGTCGAGG GCCTGGGCAACTTTGAGCCAAAAGATGTGAAGCCACGTAGCGGACCCGGCGAGAATGGAGAGGCCCACAGTCTGTCGCCCGACAAGAAGCACATGGCGGACGCCTCCGAGATGGAGTACGGCATGAACATCGCCTGCTCCGATGATATATCGATGCACCGATCGGTGCGGGACACGCGACTGGAGGAGTGCCGGCACTGGGACTACCCCTTCGACCTGCCCAGCACCAGCGTTATCATTGTCTTCCACAACGAGGGCTTCTCGGTGCTGATGCGAACCGTCCACTCGGTCATCGACCGCTCTCCCGCTCACATGCTGCACGAGATCATCCTCGTGGACGACTTCTCCGACAAGGAGAACCTGCGCAGCCAGCTGGACGAGTATGTGCTGCAGTTCAAGGGACTGGTTAAGGTGATCAGGAACAAGGAGCGCGAGGGCCTCATCAGGACGCGATCCAGGGGAGCCATGGAGGCGACAG GTGAGGTGATCGTCTTCCTGGACGCCCACTGCGAAGTGAACACCAACTGGCTGCCGCCGTTGCTGGCCCCCATCTACCGGGACCGCACTGTGATGACAGTGCCCATCATCGATGGCATCGACCACAAGAACTTTGAGTATCGCCCGGTTTATGGGACGGACAACCACTTCCGCGGCATCTTCGAGTGGGGCATGCTGTACAAGGAGAACGAGGTGCCGCGCCGCGAACAGCGCCGCCGTCCGCACAACTCGGAGCCCTACCGCAGTCCCACTCACGCCGGCGGTCTGTTCGCCATCAATAGGGAGTACTTCCTGGAGCTAGGAGCCTACGATCCCGGTCTACTGGTTTGGGGTGGCGAGAACTTTGAGTTGAGCTTCAAGATCTGGCAGTGCGGCGGCAGCATCGAGTGGGTGCCCTGTTCCCGAGTGGGCCACGTCTATCGCGGCTTCATGCCCTACAACTTCGGCAAGCTAGCCAGCAAGAAGAAGGGCCCCCTGATCACGATCAACTACAAGCGCGTCATCGAGACGTGGTTCGATGACACGCACAAGGAGTACTTCTATACCCGCGAGCCACTCGCCCGCTATCTGGACATGGGCGACATCAGCGAGCAGCTGGCTCTGAAAAAGCGACTGAACTGCAAGAGCTTCCAGTGGTTCATGGACCACATCGCCTACGACGTGTATGACAAGTTCCCAGGACTGCCAGCCAACCTGCACTGGGGCGAGCTGCGCTCGGTGGCCTCCGACGGATGCCTGGACTCCATGGGTCACCAGCCGCCCGCCATCATGGGCCTCACATACTGCCACGGAGGAGGAAACAACCAACTGGTGAGGTTAAATGCCGCCGGACAACTGGGCGTGGGCGAGCGTTGCGTGGAGGCCGACCGGCAGGGCATCAAGCTGGCTGTGTGTCGCCTGGGGACAGTCGATGGTCCTTGGCAGTACAACGAGCACACGAAGCACCTCATGCACCGCGTCCACAAGAAGTGCATGGCCCtacacccagccacccagcaATTGTCATTGGGCCACTGCGATGTCAACGATAGCTACCAGCAGTGGTGGTTCAAGGAGATACGCCCGCGCTGGTAA